The genomic stretch TCGTTTTTTAACTGTAGACTCATGTGACTGCACAGTGCAATGAGCCCTCAACTATAAATACAGAAACTTGAACTTCAAATCCTCATCTTTCTCGAATAAGTCAGAGGTTAATATTATGAGGACGTTTAACCTAAAAACCCTCTTGTTATTTGTTCTCATTGCGTTTATTATCTCGTTTTCGAGTTTTTTCGAACTATGTGATGCTCGAGAAGGAGGCAATAAGCAGCACTGGAGGAAGAAActaaggggttatggtggtgatCATCGCCGCGCTGCTTCAAGGGGAGAGAGTTACATCCCACCGGAGGAAACTGCGGTGACACTTGGAAAAAAGAGCGGCGGGGGTTCGAACGTGTTTAATGTGTTGGACTATGGTGCTAAAGGTGATGGAAAAGCTGATGACACCAAGGTGAATTTGAAAATTACATCTCgttttttatgaaattaatgCTGTAATTTTGTAACACAAATACTACTGGATGTTATTGTTGACTGGTTTCTTGCATTGCAAGGCAGGCATTCGAGGCGGCGTGGGCAGCAGCTTGCAAAGTGCAGGCATCAACTATAAGTGTTCCATCCGGGTCTGTATTCCTTGTCAAACCAATCTCTTTCTCTGGCCCTAACTGCGAAGCAAATATCGtgtttcaggtgagtttcaaaTCTTAAATTGTCACCAGTTCATCTGTTAGAATTTTGCTGATATATATTGGTCGATTTTTAACGCAGTTAGATGGTAAAATCATAGCTCCAACAAGCTCAGGCGATTGGGGTTCAGGTCTTTTACAATGGATtgaattcacaaaactaaaaggGATTTCGATCAAAGGCACCGGCGTCATTGATGGACAAGGCTCGGTTTGGTGGAATGATTCGCCGAAAGATAATCCTGCTAACGAAACAACGGATAGCAGTCTCAATGATTCGGTAACTAACTGTCCCTCCATATGCATCTCTCGAAATAGTCAAGTTAGGTAAAGCAGTGTACCCTTGCACCGGTCCGAACCCTTCCTATAGTTTGAATTAGATTAATTAGAATATTGGTCgggtgaaaagaaaacaaaaactgtCCATCCGTACCTTATGTCAAAGCCAAAACACAGCCGGCCAAATGGTTTTATTCAgcttaaaaaaatcatcatgttCACTTGTGTTAATTTATAGTGAAACTAATCGAGCATGCGTGCTTTTCTCATGTCACTTCATCAGCAGGCCACAGAAAGCTACAGTGGGAAAATGCCAAGCACCAAACCAACGGTAACAGTCTCTTCATTACCTTTCAACCCGATCTTTGCGATTAATTTTAACATCATGGTGTGCTAATACATTTTGATGTGCAGGCTCTTAGGTTCTATGGAAGCGACCTCGTTAGTGTCACTGGCATAACACTTCAAAACAGCCCTCAGGCGCACCTCAAGTTCGACGCCTGCACAAATGTTCAGGTTTCCGGTATAAGTATTTCATCCCCGGGCAACAGCCCCAACACGGATGGAATCCACCTCCAAAACTCCCAAAATGCCGTCATTTCCGCCAGCAGTATCGCTTGTGGTAATTTTTCAGAATCCGGTCTTCGGCAAGGGCAACCTTGTCCAAAAACCTGGGTGAAAAAACTGACAGAAGTTGTAAATCATAACATAAAATTAACTACGTAACCTGCGTATAGCAGAAGTTACTTCTTTAACAAGTAAGAAAGAAAGTTGACACAAAATCGACAACAATATAATAAACTGCAACATATAATGACTGCAGGAGATGACTGTGTATCGATACAAACTGGATGCTCGAACGTATACATACACAACGTAAATTGTGGACCTGGACATGGAGTCAGCATTGGAGGGCTAGGGAAGGATAACACGAAAGCTTGCGTTTCGAACGTCACTGTCCGAGACGTTAAAATGCACAGTACACTCACGGGTGTCAGAATAAAGACCTGGCAGGTACGTACTGCTACAGACAAAAACACACGGACCAAATCATTTTAAATCTCAGACAGAACCAAATTGTAAATGTTTTTCTAATTTGTAATGTAGGGAGGATCGGGGTCTGTCCAAAACATAATGTTCTCAAACATTCAACTAACAGAAGTTGAAACGCCGATCATGATTGACCAGTTCTACTGCGACAAGAGCAAGTGCCAAAATCAGAGCTCCGCTGTGGCGATTTCGGGTGTGAATTACGTAAACATACAAGGAACCTACACGTCGAAGGCCGTGCATTTCGCATGCAGTGACAGCTCTCCGTGCACCGGTGTGTCTCTGGATACCATAGAGTTGAAATCAGTTGATGAAGGGAAGCACCTGTACGACCCTTTCTGTTGGCAGGCGTACGGAGCGCTCAAAACAAGCACCGTTCCTCGAATCGACTGCTTGAAGAAGGGGAAGCCGAGCACAATAACTCAATCCGGAAGTAGTGGTTCTTCGTGCTAAACTTAGCTTAGCCTAGGGGGTTGATTGATTAGTATAGTCGCGTAGATACCTCAGAGTTTGCAGGGCATGTCTCCGAAGCCTTTCTTCTCGACCCTATACCGCCATGGAACAACGACGTTTGTAGTTAGAACGGCGTTTTCATGAATGTGTTGTGTGTTGCTTTCCCTGATACAAGTTAAGCTTTTGTAAATGGATTCTATTTGGCCTGCTGAATATAATTAATCAGATTGGGATTTGGACTGTTTTGGGTTGAACTCAGACAAATATTAATCAAGAATTATTATGGTGTGCCTAATTATAATTAAGCAAGAACCTGCAAATGTATAATTTGTATGaataataaaatcataaattacAACACCGGGATTTCATATCTATAAGCTCTTTAAGTGTTTGTGGGAGCCTATACTAATTGTGATTTTCCAAAACCAGTAGCAGCCTTCATCCTTCTGCGGGTTTCAACCCTTTCAGGACTCGGGAGTCCTGTCCTATCCTCGTACTTCTTTTCTAACGCCTGTTACCATAAGACGATAATTAGCAAATTAATACTAACACGGATTGAATATCAGTATAAACAAACCAATTTGAAGGTTAACGATTACAAAATTCAAAAGCGAAAGAAAGACTATCAGCATTCCTACATACTAACCTGTAGCTGTGCACAAATAGTTTCAAGAACTCCTTCACTCATTCTATCGAAAAAGAGAACTCCCTGCGGATGAATGAGCCATATAAGACGGAGAGAAAGGAGCAGCCATACAAATTTTAGTAACTAGGATCTGTTTCCGGATTTAGACTATAAAACTTTAAATAACGACAAAGCTTAAACAATCCAACAAATAGCACCATATCATAGCTTTTTAACCTCAAGTCTCCGAAATAAGAATGATACGGTAGATGCCTTGAGGCAATTTATTGGTTTACCCAAAACACATTGGCATGTACTGGTATGAATTTTATCAAGTCTCTTGCCACACTTAGTACGCATTTACTACCCTAAGAATCTACTTTCAAATGTTAAATACTTGTCACCATTCGTGGTTTCTATTGATACGATAAGCTTGCAAAAAGTTGCGACATTCCATACTTGATTCATGTCAAATACACTTCACAAAGTGATACTCAAAGACAACATGAAAATAGCTCCCCACCTTCCTGAACATTTTTCGCCCATTTGAACTAAGCTAATCAATCGctattttgggattttttttattaagttctATGTAAACTCATCACAAGTGGAATTTCTGTAACTAATCCTAATCTGCATAGCACAGGGATCGGCAGTGGCACACCGTTTGTGCAAACTATAAGTTGATCAAATCCAATGAAATCTAGCACCTAAATGTGTAAGGTGTGCTTCCCCTAACTGAAAGTAGCTTGAATAATAGTTGAATAAAGAACCTGCAAATGGTCGAATTCATGCTGGAACACCCGTGCTGGAAGACCTGATAAGCTGACTGTAAACCTCGCACCCTTGATGTCCCGTGCATCTATTTTCACAGTTTCTGGTCTCTGCAAACACAAAAATTAGAGGCACCAACAAAAGCGTAACTACACACACATAGTAAGCCGTTTAAGCTTGTTGTATGGCATGAAAGTAGTATGCAATGAACTGCACATCTAACAAGTATTGCTGTTATACTAAGATTTAATTTGTTGCACATTTTTGTAGTCATTTGAAAACCAATTGGAAATTAAAAACAGGGTCAAAGCAGAAGACTTAGAAACCAGCATATACAAGAACAGCACTCACTACAACATCAGCATAAATCCCCGGGAAGGATAAGCAACCCTCATTAAAGGGTCGCGTTTTCTGAGAATATCTGGTAACCCTTGGATTCACAAGCACAATTTCCTCCCCTTCACCGCGCTCACCAACCGGATTAAAAACCATGAGCTGCACATTGATCCCTACTTGTGGCGCTGAGAGCCCTATTCCATCAGTTCTGTGTAAAAACCAAGCCAACAACTCCTGTGAATAACAAGCATTTCACAAAAATCATAATTTGCATTTTGGCACCTAGCAAATAATTAAcgattctttattttctcaaaCGAGCAATGTTCTACTTTAAACTAATTTAAAATGGCGGAGAATCGGTGCATAGAGGAACACATATGCTCAACATAACAATTAACGAGTCATGGAACTCACTTGTACATTACATCAAACATTTCATCTACCAAATTCTTCAAATTATCGTCGAAAGAATCGATTCGCTTGTTCTTCGCTCTCAGAACCGGGTCCGGGTATTCCACAATTGTCAGAGGGATTTCAAATTCCACATCCGCAGCTATACATTCATCATGCAATTCATTGCAAAATCAATAGTTACGAACGAACTGAGCATGTAAAGAGTAAAAAGTTTCgttctttctttctgtttcaATGGAGTTTTGGCTTACCGGAGGCCACTTCGTCTTCTTTGAGTGAGAACCCTCGCTTGGCCTGCGCCCGGACCGGGCTCAACCGGTTCATGGTGGATACTAGGCGGCTGGTTGAGGAGAAACTCTTGAGCCGGTGGAAGATGGCGGGAATCGTCGACTGGCGGCAGAGAGGTGGAAAGAGAGCGCGGGAGGAAGAAGACAGTGGGTGGAGCGAAGCAACACAAGCCATGACCACACAGTAAGCGTCAAACGACTGCGGAGAGAGCGCAGAGAAGAAGATATATGTGTCTTGTGGTCTGTTTGCTTCTGTAACAACTTCGCCGCAAAATCGCTTTTGAAATAAGTGCTTTCTTACTTGTTAGCAACATGTTCAAAATTTTGGGCTCATTCGAAATAAGTGCTTACATTAAATAagtctttttttaataaaacactagcatttgcctacacaaattttgtgtgtatgaatacattttttttagaaaatgagaaagagagagagagaacgccGGGACTACGAGAATTTtgtctttggtttttttttttaaatatcgtagatattttaacatcatctGTAAATGAGGTTTCAATTAAAAAACAGTaaatttggacatgtgaaattacattattgcccatcatttttttgtgtgatataAGACTAAGTTattttttcaccctcttttggttgacaaagagagtttcattaattagtagagatataaTTACTTATAACAATTAAAAGTGATTTCAAAATAACAAGTGCTTTTTATAATCTATTTTGACTATTTTTAGAATGACTAGACATGATTGTTTTGATAACTTAAAACACTTTTGAAGATGTTTGAAATAAAAGATTAATCGTGTTTATAAGTTGTAAAAGCGCTTTCTAAATgataattgttattagcactccaaattttatataattagaaaggaaaatatccttatgaggagtgtaaaatgagaattttttagTGCTAATAATAGTTCTCTTCTGAATAAGcatataaatgttttttttccttttcaaaaaACGCTTTTAAGTACTTTTCCAACATGtactataatttttaaataaaaatttcacaTAATTGTGATAAAAGGACTTCAGACATTTAAGGTCCTCTCTAATCGAAGGAGGGGTTAAAGGGTCATAGGCTAAATATagttatttgacaaaaaatcatctccaacagAGAGGGCCAAAGAGCCATAggccaaatataatttattattttaattgaattaatatagttaattaaattaaattatcatattaaaataaggttttcggacatattttgagtgtcacttgtCGCTAAACAAATAAGCCTctggatttcttatctttatataattttaataattttttggacAAGATTTCGAGTGATATGTGTCGCTAACGTGAGTAACTCTCTAGATTCTCATTtttatgtaatctcaataaatTTTTTGATAGGGTTTCGAATTACACATGTTGCTAAAATGAGTAACGCTAAAGTAAAAAGGATTTGAGAAATGGTGTAAgaatgacttaggtatttataggaaaaaaattagaatttttttttattcgtccaaaagaaaatcaaacagTAACATGACATCAGCTAGTCGTTGCTAACTGGTGTCATGTTGACACCAGGTAGCCGTTGTCATTTAAATGGGCTGAGGTGGAGGGCTGGCAAAATGTCAAGCTTAACATTTTGGCGCTAAAGGGATGGGCTAGAAGGCAGGCTAGTTGGAAATGGCCAACCCGCTAGTctgatttgggggttttggcccaatgggcTCTTTGGCCTAACTCTCGGTTGGAAACGATTTTCGTATCATTCCAAGTTATTTTTAGCTATATAATTATTTGGCCGGATCAGCTTGAGATGGCCTAAGTGCTTCACATAAAATCCAATCAAAACCAGTCAAAAACACTTTCGGTTGTCAAAGCGCTTTGACAGCACTTTTATCCCTTCTAtaaacaatccaaatccaaacagCCCATTGTATTATTTGGAACTTCAGTTAAACGACAGCGTTCTGAATCTAACCGCGGTAGTTAATAACTGACCAGGGTCCAGGAGAGAGAAAAGGCAATACCAATAAAAATCGAGCCTTTCATCCGTTGCCTCCTCTCATTTTGCTCCTTCCTCGTTCCTCCAggtcagtctctctctctctccccctctctctctctagaatttcTTCGTCCTAAATTCAAATTCTCCGTTACCAGATTTGAATCGTAGATCGACAGTTGCATAATCGATCTTTGATCTCCATGTAAATTGAAGCCCCTTTTCGTTGTTTTTCAATTCATCAAACGGATCTGATTGAATTTTGCAGTGCGATATGATTCATACGAATGAAAGTTGGATTGGTTTTTGCTTGATGTTGTTgtaaattgaaatcaaattcgCTAATTTTGATTTAACCCTCGATGATGTGTGATTGGTTGTGTGTGGCAGGTGAATTCGATTGAAAAAATGGGGCTTACGTTCACGAAGCTCTTCAGCCGGCTCTTTGCCAAGAAGGAGATGCGAATTCTGATGGTGGGTCTCGATGCAGCCGGTAAGACCACCATCTTGTACAAACTCAAGCTCGGAGAAATCGTCACCACCATCCCCACCATTGGTAAGAGCTTTGATTCCCTAACATTCTTGTTATAGTTCCATCGGTTTCCATATTTCATTTGAAACGCTCCAATTTCGACCCGAATTTTGGATCAATTTCACCTTTCGGGTGTAATTTGTTTTACGTTTATGAAGAATTCAATTGTATGTTGGTTTTGGTATCGTTGGTGCTTTTTTATCCTCGTGATCTGTTGCGGTTAAGATGAGGATTGTTTCAATTCTCTGATTTCTTGTGGATAAAAGTGTCGTAATTTGCATTTTCATTACAAGagtggtttttttcttttttgcaggATTTAATGTGGAGACAGTGGAATACAAGAACATCAGCTTCACTGTTTGGGATGTCGGGGGTCAAGACAAAGTAATTCTCTTTCTATCTTTTGTATTTCCGCATGCTTGCTTAGATACGCACTTTGAATGTGTTGTTGATTGTGCAACAAGTCATTGTGGTTCTTCTTCTACCAAGGGAGTGAGATCCGTGGAGGCGGAATGCAAAAACATTTTATATGatctttttttttggaatatATAGAGAATTGGATGGTATATTTACTTTAATGTTTACTTGTGTCCAACGAGGACATCTTTCTGAAGTTCTAATTATACATATCCAATGACTGATCTGGTTTCTTCCATTTGTAGATCCGTCCATTGTGGAGGCACTACTTCCAGAACACACAAGGTCTTATCTTTGTGGTTGATAGCAATGACAGGGATCGAGTTGTTGAGGCAAGGGATGAATTGCACAGGATGTTGAATGAGGTAGTTACTGACTCCCTTATATTTTCATTCCGCTTGTTTATGTTGCGATTTCTAATGTTCCTGTTGTAAATGGAGATGAGGAGGTTGTATGCCTTCcgaattttgttttgttattccATTTTCTTCTGTACTTGAATTTGTGGATTCtattaaatttcttttaattatgaTCCTTTTTGcctttgttgctttgtttctttatGTAGGATTCTACTTCATTTGTACTGAGATAAAACTCTGTTTTCGTTCCTTGTAAATGATCAGAACCGTGTTTAGGATACAACAATGGTACATATTGTTGACGTATACTTGGAACTAGGGTTTGAAGTTAATATTATTAATTGCTTTCAGGATGAACTAAGGGATGCTGTTCTGCTTGTATTTGCCAACAAACAAGATCTTCCTAATGCAATGAATGCCGCCGAGATAACTGATAAGCTTGGTCTTCATTCTCTCCGTCAACGTCACTGGTAagttattttggtaattttcacCCTGCAATAGTTAGTCCATATGTGAACCCTGTAATTTTCCTCCTATGGTTGAACATGCTGAGACTGAAATAATGGAGTCATTGATTTATGGTGTGAATCTACTTATTAGTAGTCTTCTCTCTTGAGCTGGATATGGATGGTTCAAGTTAAACAAATGAGTTCTTGAATATCAATGCTAAGATCTTCGGCAAAAGTTGAATACTGGATGTGATTGTTGTTCTTTTTCCAGGTACATCCAGAGCACTTGTGCAACCTCTGGAGAGGGTCTGTACGAGGGGTTGGACTGGCTTTCCAACAACATTGCTAGCAAGgcaagtttaaattttttttttttttttttttgttttttttttgtatcagTTCACGGTATTAATTTTTGGAATCTTTAACCACGAAGCCTTCATAAAACGTGGTGGATTAGATTTGTTTTATTAGCAAGATACCATCCATATTTGAATTCTATGTTTCTTACAGTCCCCTCTCTTTCTTTACAGGCATGAGAGAATTGAGGCCAATGAGTTTGGTTTCTTGCCTTGGAGATTCTGGGGGAGGatagttttctttattttgatgAATGTTGTAATACCAGAATGTTTTGCCGAGACTTTCTCTGAATTCGTGTGTGTATTTGCTACTTTAGCTACACTGTTTAGCTGTAAACAAAGTTTCTATGTTATTACGATTGTTTTGACACATGAGCCAAGGTTATATTTTATTGTGTTTGCTTCGTTAATCCGTGTTTGCACTAAAAGTTTCTGTATGGTAGAAGATTTTCTTTACAGATTGACAGATCATGTGTTTTTTCTTCCCTCTCTTCTTGGGTAAAAGCAATGATCTGTTCTTTGATTTTTACGACGGAATTGGATTTGATAACTTGTTAGATTCAAGGCTAGTTCAAACGAGGCTAGTTGAAATGAAAAATGAGGATGAACATTTAAATATAACGTTTGGGCCTCAAATGGACCTTTGAGTTTGAAACCCAACGTGAAGTCTGTTGTCAAACCCAATTGGAGTGTCACGGCCCACGAGGGTTCTACTTCTACTTCTATATTaccagaagaaaaggaaaacaaactGAGAGACATTGctatttagtattacggtctagtggtattcatcttcatttgtaattgagagatcttaggtttgattctctccaaaggagaatttgaaccatattattgctagcccttTATGAGGCTATGCCCACCCCCTCAttctcccccttagtgtagataatatcgtttaatatcatttgtttaaaaaaaaaatgatattaaacTTCAACAATATCCCAAACTACTTTCTAATTCTAATTTGGGTCCAAATTTATAGCCTATAATATTAAGGAACCTCTACAATCTTTATAATTTACAAATGTGGTcatctaaaataattttaaacctGTATGAGTCTTGTAACTCAGttgattaaaaacattttccCATTCACCTAAAGTTTTGAGTTCAAATCTCTAATCTTGCTTGtgtcaaccaaaaaacaaaaaactcctAAACGTACATATATATACGTAATACTATTATAATTACATGTATTAGCATAATTTTATATTAAGTTGATGATTATAACGGAGATACATAGACTTATAACaacaaaatatgtaaataattcAATATAATGTTGAAACACAAATGAAATTATGTTGATGATTATATCGAAGGTGGATTCATGCTTACACACTCTTGCAACCCTCCATCTCCGAAACTTTGAAGCGTCTCCTTCCTAGCTGCGAGAGTATTATTCTTCATGAACTTTTTGTTCGGGTTTTAAGCTTCAGCCCACAATccagaaaaaacaaaaccattgcAGTTGAACAAAACTAAGTGGAAATTTAACAAATCAGATGAAGATTTCAACTTTTTGGATTTTCAAATAAAGTGCAATCCGCGTTTTGAGCTGAACCCATTATAAAGGAAATAACATGTAGATGTCGGTGAGTTTGTTATAAGTCAAATGACCTAAATCAAGATCTAATATCACACCCGAATTTGGACTCGTTTGGGCACACAAAATTAATACACTTGTTGACACAAAACTCTTTAATAGGGGCTTACACTATTATCGTATGTGAAATTTGAAgtaagttgaggtttcaccataaaacaaaaatcaacaatatGAGGAGTAGACTAATCTCTTATAAGTCATTGCAAGGTTTATCCTTTCACTAATATGAGACTCTTTTATCTTCACATCCTCATACGCTCCCACACGTAtggtgaattttcaagtcaAACACTTGGTCAACACAAATTGGATGACGTGGAGCATGTGTGGCCATTAGGCTTTATACGTAGGCCaacatgctctgataccatgaagaaagttaaggttccatcatacaaccaattggcaatatcaGGAATAGTCCAACCTCTTACAAAACCCTTGCAAGGTTTCTCCTTTTGCCGATTTATGTTGGGACTGAATCTTGATGAGATGAGGGACTTCGCATGAGCTTATAAGCAAGTTGGGCAATTCctcatattgctaattggttttatagtgaaacctcaattttcttcatgatATTAGAGCGTGTTGTCCCACCTGTAAAGCTCAACGGCCACACATGCTCCACGTCACCCGATTTGTGTTGTTCACATGCTATACTTGAAATTTCGTCACACGTGAAGGGGCGTGTTGAGACTGAATCCTATACTAATGAGAGAAGATATTTTTCATGAGCTTATAAGCAAGTttggctactccccatattgtcaattcgttttatggtagaaccttaactttcttGAAAACAACCTTGTATTAGAGAAATAATGTTTGCAAACTATGTCAATTTTGTGCATCTAAATAGCATCCCCTCAATTCTTTTTGTCAAGAATCTAAGCAAACCCTTATCCTTAATTAATGTCCACACCTGCACAAGATTTGGCCACGAAAGCGATCTTACTCGCACCATGTTACCACTTAATTGGTATGTCACAAGTCATTACTCAGTTAACATACATGAAGAAAACAATGCTTTCATCTAAacccaattaattaaaatgacgaaaaaaAATCTATGAAATCCCATCAAATCTTGCTGTAACACCTAATTACTTAATCGATAGTGTTCAGATTTGCAATTGGACAAGCACCATCTAATCCGTAATGTGAGTTTGTCTTTGTTCCTTTTTAGGGTGAGGATACAGCTTGCAGATTAGTCTATGATCTCAGCCACAAAATAGAAAAGCATCAGTTTTCTTGGCTGTGATTGTCtagatttcatttttttttaactccgTGGTACATTCCGTGGCAAATTTCGTGGCCATAAAGTGTGATTGTTAGCTGTGATCACATGTCGTGGCCTAAATCAGGGGACCATGGTGGTGCTCATACAATTTCCTAGCCACTAAGCCCTCATCCTCTTTTCTTTGAGCACTTGATTCTGTCCAAACTATCTCTGATTCATAAGCAAAAGCATGCGTTCGTATATCACTTAACCCTAAAGCGCACAGCTATGGATGGATATAGACATAATTTGCTTATCCAGTtgatatgtgtgtatgtatgtatatatgtaataTCGTATTTATTAGGATGGGGCAAGTCCGGTTAAATTTAATACTTTCGTCAATGCAATGCAACAATTGATCAACATGAAATCATAGTGCACACAACTATTGATAACCGTTAATTGATGTGGATCATGCGAGTTTAGCAGTAAACAAAGAATTGTTTGTGTGATAAAAAGACTATACGCATCTTGGATTGTAGTTGGTTACTTAATTAAAATAGTCATTTTCTTAAGCTTAGCTAATTTAGACCCACAATGCACGGCAGGAGTAAGATTCTA from Pyrus communis chromosome 7, drPyrComm1.1, whole genome shotgun sequence encodes the following:
- the LOC137739560 gene encoding polygalacturonase At1g48100-like encodes the protein MRTFNLKTLLLFVLIAFIISFSSFFELCDAREGGNKQHWRKKLRGYGGDHRRAASRGESYIPPEETAVTLGKKSGGGSNVFNVLDYGAKGDGKADDTKAFEAAWAAACKVQASTISVPSGSVFLVKPISFSGPNCEANIVFQLDGKIIAPTSSGDWGSGLLQWIEFTKLKGISIKGTGVIDGQGSVWWNDSPKDNPANETTDSSLNDSQATESYSGKMPSTKPTALRFYGSDLVSVTGITLQNSPQAHLKFDACTNVQVSGISISSPGNSPNTDGIHLQNSQNAVISASSIACGDDCVSIQTGCSNVYIHNVNCGPGHGVSIGGLGKDNTKACVSNVTVRDVKMHSTLTGVRIKTWQGGSGSVQNIMFSNIQLTEVETPIMIDQFYCDKSKCQNQSSAVAISGVNYVNIQGTYTSKAVHFACSDSSPCTGVSLDTIELKSVDEGKHLYDPFCWQAYGALKTSTVPRIDCLKKGKPSTITQSGSSGSSC
- the LOC137741067 gene encoding ADP-ribosylation factor 1, whose translation is MGLTFTKLFSRLFAKKEMRILMVGLDAAGKTTILYKLKLGEIVTTIPTIGFNVETVEYKNISFTVWDVGGQDKIRPLWRHYFQNTQGLIFVVDSNDRDRVVEARDELHRMLNEDELRDAVLLVFANKQDLPNAMNAAEITDKLGLHSLRQRHWYIQSTCATSGEGLYEGLDWLSNNIASKA
- the LOC137739561 gene encoding peptide deformylase 1B, chloroplastic/mitochondrial-like, encoding MACVASLHPLSSSSRALFPPLCRQSTIPAIFHRLKSFSSTSRLVSTMNRLSPVRAQAKRGFSLKEDEVASAADVEFEIPLTIVEYPDPVLRAKNKRIDSFDDNLKNLVDEMFDVMYKTDGIGLSAPQVGINVQLMVFNPVGERGEGEEIVLVNPRVTRYSQKTRPFNEGCLSFPGIYADVVRPETVKIDARDIKGARFTVSLSGLPARVFQHEFDHLQGVLFFDRMSEGVLETICAQLQALEKKYEDRTGLPSPERVETRRRMKAATGFGKSQLV